A window of Deltaproteobacteria bacterium contains these coding sequences:
- a CDS encoding response regulator produces the protein MSGEKILVVDDEEDILELVRYNLAQEGYQVTSVTSGEEALKQVRTGVPDLIILDLMLPGVDGLDVCKQLKNDTRTAHIPIVMLTAKGEETDIVIGLELGADDYITKPFSPKVLLARVKAVLRRRKGEPIGETDVIRIGDLMIHPGRYEVLIKGKPIKLTSTEFRVLHFMARRPGWVFTRYQIVDAARGEDVAVTDRSVDFHMASLRRKLGPYGDYIETVWGVGYRFKE, from the coding sequence GCCCAGGAGGGATATCAGGTAACCTCTGTTACTTCGGGGGAAGAGGCGCTTAAACAGGTTCGCACAGGGGTGCCTGATCTCATCATATTGGATCTGATGTTGCCAGGCGTCGATGGATTGGATGTCTGCAAACAATTAAAAAACGATACCCGAACTGCTCATATCCCCATTGTGATGTTAACGGCCAAAGGGGAAGAGACCGATATTGTCATCGGCTTGGAGCTTGGGGCCGACGACTATATTACCAAGCCATTTAGCCCCAAGGTGCTCCTGGCGAGGGTGAAGGCTGTCCTCCGTAGAAGGAAGGGCGAGCCCATAGGTGAAACAGATGTCATAAGGATCGGCGATTTGATGATCCACCCAGGTCGTTACGAGGTGTTGATAAAGGGGAAGCCTATAAAGCTCACCTCTACCGAATTTCGCGTCCTCCATTTTATGGCCAGGCGACCTGGGTGGGTCTTCACCCGTTATCAGATAGTAGATGCTGCCCGGGGGGAAGACGTTGCGGTGACCGACCGTTCAGTGGACTTTCATATGGCATCTTTGCGCCGAAAGCTCGGTCCTTATGGTGATTATATCGAGACCGTGTGGGGGGTGGGTTACCGCTTCAAGGAGTGA